The Vibrio alginolyticus NBRC 15630 = ATCC 17749 genomic sequence ACCAGTGATGAATTGAACGCTTTGCGCATGGTCGCGGTGTGTTAATGGAATACCAGCATAAGCCGTTGCACCCGCTGCTGCTGTGATACCCGGAACCACTTCGTATTTGATACCAAATTCCGCTAGTTCTTCTAACTCTTCACCGCCACGGCCAAAGATAAATGAGTCACCGCCCTTCAGACGCACAACACGCTTACCTTCTTGTGCTTTCTGCACCAAGATTTGGTTGATTTGATCTTGAGGCACACAGTGAAAGTCTAATTTTTTACCTACGTAGATCATCTCTGCTGATGCATGAGCCAATTCTAGAATGTCTTTCGACACCAAACGGTCGTATACAACAACTTCAGCCGCTTGAATGGCTTTTAAGCCTTTTACTGTGAGCAAATCAGGATCACCTGGACCTGCACCAACAAGAGAAACAAAGCCGCTGTTTAAAGATGAGTGAGCAGTAGTCATATCAACGCCTATCGAAAAATTTAGATATAAAGAGTAACACTCGCGTTATGCACTTAGGGCTAAAACCACTCTAAGGAGTTATTACTTTTTATAGCTAAATCAATAAAATATGTCGCGAAAGTGAAAGTTAAAAATTGAAATCTAGTTAGAGAATAGTCCCGCCCATCCAGAAGCGGGACCATATTAAGCGAATTACCCGTTAATGGTTATTTAGCCATTG encodes the following:
- the cobA gene encoding uroporphyrinogen-III C-methyltransferase, yielding MTTAHSSLNSGFVSLVGAGPGDPDLLTVKGLKAIQAAEVVVYDRLVSKDILELAHASAEMIYVGKKLDFHCVPQDQINQILVQKAQEGKRVVRLKGGDSFIFGRGGEELEELAEFGIKYEVVPGITAAAGATAYAGIPLTHRDHAQSVQFITGHVQKDGREIEWHSLAQSNNTLVFYMGLKQSGHIMDKLITHGLDPEMSCAIIENGTRPEQRVFQGKLNELSSMAEQAVSPALIVVGSVTQLHNKLDWFAK